Proteins from one Lepidochelys kempii isolate rLepKem1 chromosome 6, rLepKem1.hap2, whole genome shotgun sequence genomic window:
- the LOC140913021 gene encoding uncharacterized protein has translation MMAEDSPKRRKANFNEAETEVLIEQVLKHEQMLFAAGPGRASPGQKRRVWELIRHKVNPVAACPRDVEDLKKRWRDLKRRDRSKLCRLSQGCGPAGHSGGLGLLLCTEEMPQPGPQPDHQRAYGSALGPAEAVPIVGGIDTLDLPGASVVDLGFTDDPGPSHQPCLEKMNLKEEIVVKVVEPEESSEDMAVVPPSQEQLPFLGTAGSGLSGKVKAKTKGRSQTDQNEITEEDLMQIQQNQMQVIQSGFDSVNHNLRLLQQGMQDLSNSLSIMAHTLVAIKNVYVKNNTGPTTYATTSTQTTAGYLSPGSPQISPAEDRGRAQVAGSSSRSSSCSSSSMSQEPGPSEFPRPPLRTIKKEHPNGCYYFCFADV, from the exons ATGATGGCCGAGGACTCGCCCAAGCGGCGCAAAGCCAATTTCAACGAGGCGGAGACCGAGGTGCTGATCGAGCAGGTGCTGAAGCACGAGCAGATGCTGTTCGCAGCGGGGCCGGGCCGCGCCTCCCCGGGCCAGAAGCGGCGGGTCTGGGAGCTGATCCGGCACAAGGTGAACCCGGTGGCCGCCTGCCCCCGCGACGTGGAGGATCTCAAGAAGCGCTGGAGGGATCTGAAGCGGCGCGACCGCAGCAAGCTCTGCCGCCTCTCGCAGGGCTGCGGCCCCGCCGGCCACTCCGGCGGGCTCGGCCTGCTGCTGTGCACGGAGGAGATGCCCCAGCCCGGCCCGCAGCCCGACCACCAGCGCGCCTACGGCTCCGCGCTCGGCCCCGCCGAGGCCGTGCCCATCGTGGGCGGAATCGACACGCTGGATCTGCCCGGAGCCTCCGTGGTGGACCTCG GGTTTACAGATGATCCTGGTCCATCCCACCAACCCTGTCTTGAGAAGATGAACTTAAAAGAGGAAATAGTAGTGAAGGTAGTGGAGCCAGAAGAAAGTTCTGAGGACATGGCTGTGGTTCCACCTAGCCAGGAGCAACTGCCCTTTCTGGGAACAGCTGGGAGTGGTTTGTCTGGGAAAgtaaaagccaaaacaaaaggcCGGTCTCAGACAGACCAAAATGAAATTACGGAAGAGGACCTAATGCAGATCCAGCAGAACCAGATGCAGGTGATCCAGTCTGGCTTTGACAGTGTCAACCACAACCTTCGGCTGCTGCAGCAAGGCATGCAAGATCTCAGCAACAGCCTCAGTATTATGGCACACACATTGGTGGCTATAAAAAATGTTTATGTGAAAAACAACACTGGCCCAACCACCTATGCCACCACCTCTACTCAGACCACAGCAGGGTACCTGAGTCCTGGGTCTCCCCAGATCTCCCCAGCTGAGGACAGAGGCAGAGCACAGGTGGCTGGAAGTAGCAGCAGAAGCAGTAGCTGCAGTTCCAGCTCTATGTCTCAAGAACCAGGCCCTTCGGAATTTCCTAGACCACCCCTGAGAACCATTAAGAAAGAACATCCAAATGGCTGCTACTATTTCTGTTTTGCAGATGTGTAA